A DNA window from Thermodesulfobacteriota bacterium contains the following coding sequences:
- a CDS encoding S-adenosylmethionine decarboxylase encodes MDYFGQHLMVDGYGGNSKKMENIELIYNFLDTYPEKMEMTKIMPPYVFKYIGKKPEDWGLSGVVLIAESHISIHTFPFKQYLSLDIFSCKTFDSDNAICFVKDMFGLTKTEIKLLNRGLEFPRDICLATDIVYRERLNMVG; translated from the coding sequence ATGGATTATTTTGGACAACATCTAATGGTAGATGGCTATGGCGGTAACAGTAAAAAAATGGAAAACATTGAATTGATCTATAATTTTCTGGATACCTATCCTGAAAAAATGGAAATGACAAAGATCATGCCGCCGTATGTTTTCAAATACATTGGAAAGAAACCCGAAGACTGGGGGTTATCAGGGGTTGTCCTTATCGCTGAAAGCCATATAAGCATCCACACTTTCCCTTTTAAACAGTACCTGAGCCTTGATATTTTTTCCTGCAAAACATTTGATTCAGACAATGCTATCTGTTTTGTAAAAGATATGTTTGGTCTGACAAAAACTGAAATCAAACTATTGAATAGAGGACTAGAATTTCCAAGAGATATCTGTTTGGCTACTGATATAGTATACAGAGAACGATTAAACATGGTTGGATAG
- a CDS encoding aspartate-semialdehyde dehydrogenase: MKKEKYSVAVVGATGAVGNEMVKILEERKFPVGKLKLLASSRSAGSYVEFYGKDIKVEILDEDSFKGVDIALFSAGGTVSEKFAPIAASSGCIVVDNTSAFRMDSQVPLVVTEVNPHAIAQYMNKGIIANPNCSTIQMVVALKPIHDVAKIKRIVVSTYQAVSGTGKKAIDELQDQTRDILSFQDVECKVYPRQIAFNCLPHIDIFLENAYTKEEMKMVNETRKILVDDSIRVTATTVRVPVFYGHSESVNIETEKKITADEVRKLLSQAPGVTVVDDPASARYPLAIDAAGKDDTFVGRIREDESIEKGINMWIVADNLRKGAALNAVQIAEILVKEYI; the protein is encoded by the coding sequence ATGAAGAAAGAGAAGTACAGCGTTGCAGTTGTTGGGGCAACAGGAGCAGTTGGCAATGAGATGGTAAAGATCCTGGAAGAACGGAAATTCCCTGTTGGGAAGTTAAAACTGCTGGCTTCCAGTAGGTCGGCTGGTTCTTACGTTGAGTTTTATGGTAAAGATATAAAGGTTGAGATACTCGATGAGGATTCTTTTAAAGGGGTTGATATTGCTTTGTTCTCAGCAGGGGGGACTGTAAGCGAAAAGTTTGCCCCCATTGCTGCCAGTTCAGGCTGTATAGTGGTTGACAATACCAGTGCCTTCAGAATGGACAGTCAGGTTCCCCTGGTGGTTACAGAGGTAAACCCCCATGCCATTGCCCAATATATGAATAAAGGGATTATTGCCAACCCCAACTGTTCTACAATTCAGATGGTGGTGGCATTAAAGCCAATCCATGATGTGGCAAAGATCAAAAGGATTGTAGTATCAACTTATCAGGCGGTATCTGGAACCGGGAAAAAGGCTATAGATGAACTTCAGGATCAGACCAGGGATATACTGAGCTTTCAGGATGTTGAGTGTAAAGTTTATCCCCGCCAAATAGCCTTTAACTGTTTGCCCCATATAGATATCTTTCTCGAAAATGCCTATACTAAAGAAGAGATGAAGATGGTAAATGAGACCAGGAAGATACTGGTGGACGACTCAATCAGGGTAACTGCAACCACGGTGAGAGTGCCGGTGTTTTATGGTCATTCAGAATCAGTCAACATAGAAACCGAGAAAAAGATTACTGCAGATGAGGTGAGAAAGTTGCTTTCACAAGCCCCAGGGGTAACTGTTGTTGATGATCCTGCATCTGCAAGATACCCCCTGGCTATTGATGCTGCCGGCAAGGATGACACCTTTGTCGGAAGGATCCGGGAGGATGAATCCATTGAAAAAGGGATCAATATGTGGATTGTAGCGGATAACCTTCGCAAAGGTGCTGCCCTCAATGCCGTTCAGATTGCTGAAATCCTTGTAAAAGAGTATATTTAA
- the speB gene encoding agmatinase encodes MPNNFGGLSRESSELDTSKVVILPVPYDQTVSYRAGTREGPRAIINASAHIELYDQELDLESYRVGIHTLKELEPDMSGPEGMLKRVYDIVSIFNDKEKLLIMLGGEHSLSIGAVKAFAEEYKNFSVLQLDAHADLRDTYCDTKYNHATVMRRVMDYASTVQVGIRSLSREEMEFIKTKRLSVFFEEDVVEGEGWIDEMISHLSQNIYITLDLDVLNPGIMPSVGTPEPGGLSWHDLLNIIRKVAENRNIVGFDVMELCPVPGVIAPDFLAAKLVYKMIGYSLFLHVKD; translated from the coding sequence TTGCCAAATAACTTTGGAGGACTATCAAGGGAGTCTAGTGAACTTGATACCTCAAAGGTGGTCATTCTTCCTGTACCATATGACCAAACAGTCTCTTATAGAGCCGGAACAAGGGAAGGCCCAAGGGCTATAATTAATGCCTCAGCACATATAGAACTCTATGATCAGGAACTTGATTTAGAGTCCTACAGGGTTGGTATACATACCCTAAAAGAGCTGGAACCGGATATGTCCGGGCCAGAAGGTATGTTGAAAAGGGTTTACGATATTGTTTCCATCTTTAACGACAAAGAGAAGTTACTGATAATGCTGGGAGGAGAGCATTCCCTGAGTATCGGAGCTGTGAAGGCTTTTGCAGAAGAGTATAAAAACTTCAGTGTTCTCCAGCTAGATGCCCATGCCGATCTGAGGGATACTTACTGTGATACCAAATACAATCATGCCACTGTTATGAGAAGGGTAATGGATTATGCATCTACCGTGCAGGTAGGAATCAGGAGCCTTTCCAGGGAAGAGATGGAATTTATTAAAACGAAAAGGCTTTCTGTGTTCTTTGAGGAGGATGTTGTGGAGGGAGAAGGATGGATAGATGAAATGATATCCCATCTTTCTCAGAACATTTATATAACCTTGGACCTCGATGTTCTAAATCCAGGTATTATGCCCTCGGTTGGAACACCAGAACCCGGAGGGTTGAGCTGGCATGACTTATTGAATATTATAAGAAAAGTAGCAGAAAACAGGAATATCGTAGGGTTTGATGTAATGGAGCTCTGTCCCGTTCCGGGCGTAATTGCACCCGATTTTCTTGCAGCTAAACTCGTCTACAAGATGATAGGTTATTCTCTTTTCCTCCATGTAAAAGATTAG
- a CDS encoding deoxyhypusine synthase: MENNHLLKETIRHIDIKNLDMRGLVKAMAHMAFTSRDVSRATEHFESMLRDKDCTILLGLAGSLISAGLKQVIIDMIEYNMVDAIVATGANIVDQDFFEALGYKHYIGSKHVNDNHLRQLGIDRIYDTFINEEELKVCDRTIAEIAESLAPRTLSSREFIDEMGRWIEQNGKDQNSIVHTCYRKRVPIFCPAFSDSSAGFGLMLHQWNSPSNTVHIDSVRDFLELTKIKLDAHSTGIFIVGGGVPKNFIQDTVIAGEVLGFKTPMHKYAVQITVADERDGGLSGSTLKEACSWGKVDTTFEQMVYSEATLAFPLIVSAAYHDGAWKARTERQYSARLDEWHDSRLTHR; encoded by the coding sequence ATGGAAAATAATCATCTCTTGAAGGAAACGATCAGGCACATTGACATCAAGAACCTGGATATGCGTGGCCTTGTGAAAGCAATGGCACATATGGCATTCACCAGTAGAGATGTCTCTCGGGCGACCGAACACTTCGAGAGCATGCTAAGGGACAAAGATTGCACCATACTCTTAGGGCTAGCAGGTAGTTTAATCAGCGCAGGTTTGAAGCAGGTCATCATCGACATGATAGAATATAACATGGTTGATGCTATCGTGGCCACCGGTGCAAACATAGTCGACCAGGACTTTTTTGAGGCTCTGGGATATAAACATTATATTGGCAGTAAGCACGTAAACGACAATCACCTACGACAGTTAGGTATTGATCGGATCTACGATACATTTATTAATGAAGAGGAACTCAAGGTCTGTGATAGAACAATCGCAGAGATAGCTGAATCCCTTGCCCCAAGAACGCTTAGTTCACGTGAGTTCATCGACGAAATGGGTCGATGGATTGAACAGAATGGAAAAGACCAAAATTCTATAGTCCACACCTGCTATCGTAAGCGGGTTCCTATCTTTTGTCCTGCCTTCTCTGATAGCTCGGCCGGGTTTGGTTTAATGCTGCACCAGTGGAACTCGCCTAGTAATACAGTGCATATTGACTCAGTTCGGGATTTCTTAGAACTCACAAAGATAAAGCTGGATGCGCATTCCACAGGCATTTTTATCGTAGGAGGGGGCGTGCCCAAAAACTTTATCCAAGATACTGTCATAGCTGGGGAAGTGCTCGGGTTCAAAACTCCGATGCACAAGTATGCAGTCCAGATAACTGTAGCAGACGAGAGAGACGGCGGTCTTTCCGGCTCTACTCTCAAGGAAGCCTGCTCCTGGGGTAAAGTAGACACGACATTTGAACAGATGGTCTATTCGGAAGCCACATTAGCTTTTCCTCTGATAGTTAGTGCTGCGTATCACGACGGTGCATGGAAAGCGAGAACAGAAAGACAATATTCTGCTCGACTTGATGAATGGCACGATTCGCGGCTGACCCACAGGTGA
- a CDS encoding 3-isopropylmalate dehydrogenase, producing MSKNAYNIAVIPGDGTGPEVVAEGLKILKAASEINGFKYDLMEYDLGGERYLRTSEILPDSVVEELRKMDAIYLGAIGHPDVKPGILERGILLKLRFMLDQYVNLRPVKLYPGVDTPLKNKGPEDIDFVVVRENTEGFYVGSGGFLKKGTPDEVAIQESINTRKGVERCIRYAFDLCRKRNKSKKLTLCGKTNVLTYAFDLWDRTFEDVSKDYPDITTDYAHVDAISMWLIKNPEWFDVIVTDNMFGDIITDIGAIIQGGMGIAAGGNINPQGTCMFEPIGGSAPKYTGKNVINPLAAISACQMMLEHLGEENSAKLIEHAVIGVLTRDIKSLSAGEMGYGTREVGDLVIKYMKEL from the coding sequence ATGAGCAAGAACGCATACAACATAGCGGTTATACCTGGTGATGGCACAGGTCCAGAGGTGGTTGCTGAAGGGCTCAAAATACTAAAGGCTGCTTCGGAGATAAACGGATTCAAGTATGATCTGATGGAGTATGACCTGGGAGGAGAGAGGTATCTTCGGACCAGTGAAATCCTCCCTGATTCAGTAGTTGAAGAACTCCGGAAAATGGATGCAATATACCTGGGTGCGATAGGACATCCTGATGTGAAACCCGGAATCCTGGAGAGAGGGATACTCCTGAAGCTAAGATTTATGCTTGATCAGTATGTAAATCTCAGACCGGTAAAATTATACCCCGGTGTAGATACTCCACTCAAAAACAAGGGGCCAGAAGATATTGACTTCGTGGTGGTTAGGGAAAATACAGAGGGTTTTTATGTGGGTTCCGGAGGGTTTTTGAAGAAAGGGACCCCTGATGAGGTGGCAATACAGGAGTCTATAAACACTAGAAAGGGTGTGGAAAGATGCATCAGATATGCCTTCGATTTATGTCGGAAGAGAAACAAATCTAAGAAGCTTACCCTATGCGGTAAGACAAATGTCTTGACCTACGCCTTTGACCTCTGGGATAGAACCTTTGAAGATGTTTCAAAGGACTACCCCGATATTACCACCGATTATGCCCATGTGGATGCAATATCCATGTGGTTGATAAAAAATCCTGAATGGTTTGATGTAATCGTCACTGATAATATGTTCGGAGATATAATCACTGACATCGGGGCTATAATTCAGGGAGGGATGGGAATAGCTGCTGGTGGAAATATTAACCCCCAGGGAACCTGTATGTTTGAACCTATCGGAGGGTCAGCCCCAAAATACACTGGGAAAAATGTAATAAACCCTTTAGCCGCAATTTCGGCCTGTCAGATGATGTTAGAGCATCTGGGAGAAGAAAATTCAGCAAAGCTTATAGAACATGCGGTCATCGGGGTGCTCACCAGAGATATTAAGAGTCTCTCAGCAGGGGAGATGGGATATGGCACCAGAGAAGTCGGTGATTTAGTAATAAAGTACATGAAGGAGCTATAA